A genomic segment from Sander vitreus isolate 19-12246 chromosome 3, sanVit1, whole genome shotgun sequence encodes:
- the nipsnap2 gene encoding protein NipSnap homolog 2, which yields MATGVLHRVSGGLGRAKSRAQSAGQLVVWSRGFATSSSRNGQDSWFKSLFVRKVDPRKDTHANLLTKNEESNLYKIQFHNVKPECLDAYNKLCEDVLPSIHADKYYPCELVGTWNTWYGEQDQAVHLWRYRGGYPALTEVMNKLKQNQEFTEYRKERGKMLMSRRNQLLLEFSFWNEPVPREGPNIYELRSYQLRPGTMIEWGNYWARAIGYRQHNREAVGGFFSQIGNLYMVHHLWAYKDLQSREDTRNGAWQQEGWDEVVYYTVPLIQHMDSRIMIPTKASPLK from the exons ATGGCGACTGGAGTCCTTCATAGAGTCAGCGGTGGCCTGGGTCGGGCTAAAAGCAGGGCCCAGTCGGCCGGACAGCTCGTCGTGTGGAGCAG GGGATTTGCAACATCAAGCAGCAGAAACGGACAGGACAGCTGGTTTAAGTCACTGTTTGTGAGGAAAGTTGATCCCAGGAAAGATACACATGCCAACCTACTGACCAAAAATGAGGAAAGTAACCTGTACAAAATTCAGT TCCATAATGTCAAGCCGGAGTGCCTGGATGCGTACAACAAACTCTG TGAGGATGTTTTGCCCTCCATCCATGCTGATAAGTACTATCCATGTGAGCTGGTGGGCACTTGGAATACCTGGTATGGAGAACAAGACCAGGCTG TTCATCTGTGGCGTTACAGAGGTGGATACCCAGCTCTAACAGAGGTGATGAACAAGCTCAAGCAGAACCAG GAGTTCACAGAGTACAGGAAGGAGCGGGGTAAGATGCTGATGTCTCGCAGAAACCAGCTTCTGCTGGAGTTCAGCTTCTGGAACGAGCCTGTTCCCCGAGAGGGCCCCAACATCTACGAGCTCAGGTCCTACCAGCTCAGG CCAGGAACCATGATCGAGTGGGGTAATTACTG GGCCAGAGCCATCGGATACCGCCAGCACAACAGGGAAGCTGTGGGAGGGTTTTTCTCACAGATCGGCAACCTTTATATGGTTCATCACCTCTGGG CTTACAAAGACCTTCAGTCCAGAGAAGACACGAGGAATGGCGCCTGGCAGCAGGAGGGCTGGGACGAGGTGGTGTACTACACAG TTCCTCTCATTCAACATATGGATTCCAGGATTATGATCCCAACAAAGGCGTCCCCGCTGAAGTGA
- the psph gene encoding phosphoserine phosphatase translates to MSKLFVVPYQRCSHHTMATLSQTKELFRRAEAVCFDVDSTVIKEEGIDELAKFCGVGDAVTEMTRKAMGGSMTFKTALTERLSIIRCSREQVNKLITDHPPQLTPGIRELVDRLHQRNIKVFLISGGFRCIVEHVATQLNIPLHHVYANRLKFYFNGEYAGFDESQPTAESGGKGKVISMLKEQYGFKTVVMIGDGATDLEACPPASAFIGFGGNVVRQQVKERSLWFVTSFGELLKELEVI, encoded by the exons ATGTCAAAGCTGTTTGTAGTGCCTTACCAACGCTGCTCTCACCA caCGATGGCAACACTTTCACAGACAAAAGAACTCTTCCGGAGAGCAGAAGCTGTCTGTTTCGATGTGGACAGCACAGTCATCAAAGAAGAAGGCATAGATGAACTTGCCAAATTTTGTGGTGTGGGGGATGCAGTCACTGAAAT GACTCGCAAAGCTATGGGTGGCtcaatgacatttaaaacagcGCTGACTGAGCGTCTTTCCATCATCCGATGTTCCAGAGAACAAGTGAATAAACTGATAACAGACCACCCACCTCAGCTGACTCCAGGTATCAG GGAGCTTGTGGACCGTCTGCACCAGCGCAACATAAAGGTGTTCCTGATCTCAGGCGGCTTCCGCTGCATCGTTGAACACGTGGCCACTCAGCTAAACATTCCTCTGCATCATGTCTACGCCAACCGGCTCAAGTTCTACTTCAATG GAGAGTATGCTGGTTTTGACGAGAGCCAGCCCACAGCTGAGAGTGGTGGAAAAGGAAAGGTCATCAGCATGCTGAAGGAACAATACGGCTTCAAGACTGTGGTGATGATTGGAGATGGAGCCACGGATCTAGAGGCATGCCCTCCTGCC agtgCTTTCATTGGATTTGGTGGAAATGTCGTCAGGCAGCAGGTTAAGGAGAGGTCTTTGTGGTTCGTGACAAGTTTCGGGGAGCTGCTAAAGGAACTGGAAGTGATTTAA